From a single Nothobranchius furzeri strain GRZ-AD chromosome 9, NfurGRZ-RIMD1, whole genome shotgun sequence genomic region:
- the nip7 gene encoding 60S ribosome subunit biogenesis protein NIP7 homolog — MRPLTEEETKVMFEKLSKYIGENIKLLVDRPDGTYCFRLHQDRVYYMSEKILKLATNFSRDKLISVGTCFGKFTKTTKFRLHVTALDFLAPYAKFKVWVKPGAEQSFLYGNHVLKSGLGRITENTMQYQGVVVYSMADVPLGFGVAAKSTQECRRVDPMSIVVFHQADVGEFIRNEDTLT, encoded by the exons ATGAGACCGTTAACGGAAGAGGAAACAAAAGTAATGTTCGAGAAGCTGTCGAAGTA TATTGGTGAAAACATAAAACTTCTAGTGGACCGACCCGATGGTACCTACTGTTTCAGGCTACACCAGGACCGTGTGTACTACATGAG TGAAAAAATCCTGAAGCTGGCTACAAACTTCTCCCGGGACAAGCTCATTTCAGTTGGGACGTGTTTTGGGAAGTTTACAAAGACCACTAAGTTCCGCCTGCACGTCACTGCGCTGGATTTCCTCGCGCCCTATGCAAAG TTTAAGGTGTGGGtgaaacctggagcagagcagtcGTTCTTGTATGGAAACCATGTGCTAAAATCTGGTCTCGGCAGAATTACTGAAAATACCATGCAGTATCAAGGAGTCGTGGTTTACTCCATGGCTGATGTACCTTTG GGCTTCGGAGTGGCAGCAAAGTCGACCCAGGAGTGTCGGCGAGTGGATCCTATGTCCATCGTTGTGTTCCACCAGGCCGACGTGGGAGAGTTCATCAGAAATGAGGACACACTGACATAA
- the cdc42se2 gene encoding CDC42 small effector protein 2 — protein sequence MTEFWVCFSCCIAEQPQPKRRRRIDRSMIGEPTNFVHTTHVGSGDMGLGVAAVDLVQAQMKSKGGYSHGGSEGSQL from the exons ATGACAGAGTTCTGGGTTTGTTTCAGCTGCTGTATTGCAGAGCAGCCGCAACCA AAACGGCGGCGACGAATCGACCGCTCTATGATTGGAGAGCCAACAAACTTTGTTCACACCACACATGTAGGCTCAGGGGACATGGGCCTGGGAGTAGCAGCA GTGGACCTTGTTCAGGCACAAATGAAATCTAAAGGAGGCTACTCGCACGGAGGCTCAGAAGGCTCTCAGTTATAA
- the irf1a gene encoding interferon regulatory factor 6 isoform X2, whose protein sequence is MSQANTLSLCWSISGRYRPGRDKPDPKTWKANFRCALNSLPDICELREHSRKRGTNAYRVYRILPNSQIHRRRKGLRLFSCPQERQMSLQDYKLDDTHISHTWQPGTTRQISETPQKVETCTQLIFTGTEPHGMWEPKPEEQEHSETVHKLIDHFSSTDLWSQTLEQREWRMHSLWDQSHCAVDENLYPPHAEGYGELFGPNYLKELSDWSTHQQMLML, encoded by the exons ATGTCCCAAGCAAACACCCTGTCTCTATGCTGGTCCATTTCAGGGCGGTACCGTCcaggcagagacaaaccagacccCAAGACGTGGAAAGCAAATTTCCGATGTGCCCTGAATTCCTTACCAGACATTTGTGAGCTGCGGGAGCACAGCAGGAAGAGAGGCACCAATGCATACAGGGTGTACAGGATCCTGCCCAACTCTCAGATTCACAGAAGGAGAAAAG GTCTCCGATTGTTCAGCTGTCCTCAGGAAAGACAGATGAGTTTACAAGATTATAAACTTGATGACACACACATCTCACACACTTGGCAGCCTGGAACGACACGGCAAATATCAGAGACACCGCAGAAGGTGGAGACGTGCACACAACTCATCTTTACCGGCACTGAGCCACATG GAATGTGGGAGCCCAAACCAGAGGAACAGGAACACAGTGAGACCGTCCACAAG CTGATAGACCACTTCAGTAGCACCGACCTCTGGAGCCAGACATTGGAGCAGAGAGAATGGAGGATGCACAGTCTTTGGGACCAGTCACACT GTGCAGTTGATGAAAACCTGTACCCTCCTCACGCTGAGGGCTACGGTGAGCTGTTTGGTCCAAACTACCTCAAGGAGCTCTCTGACTGGTCCACACATCAGCAAATGCTGATGCTatag